Proteins co-encoded in one Papaver somniferum cultivar HN1 chromosome 5, ASM357369v1, whole genome shotgun sequence genomic window:
- the LOC113281607 gene encoding ubiquitin-conjugating enzyme E2 2-like: MSTPSRKRLMRDFKWLQQDPPAGISGAPQDNNIILWNAVIFGPDDTPWDGGTFKPTLQFTEDYPNKPPTVKFVSRMFHPNIYADGSICLDILQNQWSPIYDVAAILTSIQSLLCDPNPNSPANSEAARMYSENNREYNRKVREVVEQSWTAD, encoded by the exons ATGTCAACTCCATCAAGAAAGAGGTTGATGAGGGACTTCAAGTGGTTGCAGCAAGATCCTCCTGCTGGAATTAGTGGTGCACCTCAAGACAACAATATAATACTTTGGAATGCTGTTATATTTGG CCCTGACGACACTCCTTGGGATGGAG GAACGTTTAAGCCGACTCTACAGTTTACGGAGGATTATCCAAATAAACCACCAACCGTCAAATTCGTCTCCCGAATGTTCCATCCAAATA TCTACGCTGATGGGAGTATTTGCTTGGATATCCTACAAAACCAGTGGAGTCCTATATATGATGTAGCTGCCATTCTTACTTCCATCCAG TCGCTGCTTTGCGACCCGAATCCAAACTCCCCTGCCAACTCTGAAGCTGCACGTATGTATAGTGAGAATAATCGAGAGTACAACAGAAAAGTACGTGAAGTTGTCGAGCAGAGCTGGACAGCAGACTAA